The Paenibacillus sp. FSL R7-0204 genome includes a region encoding these proteins:
- a CDS encoding L,D-transpeptidase family protein gives MKNAQHLKAYVQMHPDNKMAWYLLGKEYYKNGQYGKANYCYNQAGEVYEAFERSKVPADMLQQYEEGLLESARERQTAGLRKRRVLLALMLLLLMLIPAAVAPGILPDSKGAAAPVANISAVLPETAEETQVSPQEPASLDFTAVAADAAAGGGGLAAILKSAKTPSATALLGMKRSGKWLLWKKGLPLEATLAKSGEGRIVYQSYNPAACACQPPDPAELKQQGLGWQKQQEELAVLWSALRAYKSSKGTYPEAVQELVKPFPANVLGGITPLMKEAFAPLRATARGEAPLLSASPQPSGGQESGTPGHEQTGGGRPAAGPGEKLFFREPLAIIVDKQNHRLAVTSGNVILRNYAVGLGGDKTPEGEFFIKDKVVNPNRRDNGEFGSRGMQLSDSNYAIHGTNEPDSIGKDESLGCIRMSRKDVEELFAMVPMGTKVLISQGVLPEELVVPEERFPSDSPRNQTNPHKVYHWLN, from the coding sequence ATGAAGAATGCTCAGCATCTAAAAGCCTATGTACAGATGCATCCGGATAATAAGATGGCATGGTACTTGCTTGGTAAGGAATACTATAAGAACGGGCAGTATGGAAAAGCGAATTACTGCTATAATCAGGCCGGGGAAGTGTATGAGGCATTTGAACGCAGCAAGGTGCCGGCGGATATGCTGCAGCAGTACGAGGAAGGGCTGCTGGAATCGGCCCGGGAACGGCAGACTGCGGGGCTCAGGAAGCGCCGGGTGCTTCTGGCTCTAATGCTGCTGCTGCTCATGCTTATTCCTGCTGCCGTCGCACCGGGAATTCTGCCGGACAGTAAGGGGGCAGCTGCTCCGGTCGCGAATATCTCAGCCGTGCTGCCGGAGACAGCCGAAGAGACACAGGTAAGTCCGCAAGAACCGGCAAGTCTGGATTTCACGGCGGTAGCGGCGGATGCTGCTGCAGGGGGCGGGGGCCTGGCAGCCATCCTGAAGTCGGCGAAGACGCCTTCCGCCACCGCACTGCTCGGTATGAAGCGCTCGGGCAAATGGCTGCTGTGGAAGAAGGGGCTGCCGCTGGAGGCTACCCTTGCCAAGAGCGGAGAAGGGCGCATAGTCTATCAGTCCTATAATCCGGCAGCGTGCGCATGCCAGCCGCCGGATCCGGCGGAGCTCAAGCAGCAGGGGCTGGGCTGGCAGAAGCAGCAGGAGGAGCTGGCTGTGCTCTGGAGTGCGCTGCGTGCGTACAAGAGCAGCAAGGGGACTTATCCCGAAGCGGTACAGGAATTAGTGAAGCCGTTCCCGGCGAACGTGCTGGGCGGCATTACCCCGCTGATGAAGGAAGCCTTCGCACCGCTGCGGGCCACTGCACGAGGAGAGGCGCCGCTGCTCTCTGCATCACCACAGCCGTCTGGTGGCCAAGAGTCAGGTACTCCCGGGCACGAGCAGACGGGCGGTGGACGTCCGGCGGCGGGGCCGGGGGAGAAGCTTTTTTTCAGAGAACCGCTTGCTATTATTGTAGATAAGCAAAACCACCGTCTGGCGGTCACCAGCGGCAATGTGATTCTGCGGAATTATGCCGTAGGACTCGGCGGAGATAAGACCCCTGAAGGGGAGTTCTTCATTAAGGACAAGGTCGTGAACCCGAACAGGCGCGATAACGGGGAATTCGGCAGCCGCGGCATGCAGCTCTCGGACAGTAATTATGCAATTCACGGGACGAATGAGCCGGATAGCATCGGCAAGGATGAGTCGCTGGGGTGTATCCGGATGAGCCGGAAGGATGTCGAGGAGCTGTTCGCGATGGTGCCGATGGGCACGAAGGTTCTGATCAGTCAAGGGGTTCTGCCTGAGGAGCTGGTCGTACCGGAGGAACGTTTCCCTTCGGATTCGCCCCGTAATCAGACCAACCCCCATAAAGTGTACCATTGGCTGAACTAA
- a CDS encoding ferredoxin, with the protein MAKYTWVEKDTCIACGACGATAPDIFDYDDEGLAEVIYENDGNHGNVVIPDDLFDDLQDSADGCPTDSIKIADAPFNKEG; encoded by the coding sequence ATGGCTAAGTACACTTGGGTCGAGAAGGACACATGCATCGCTTGTGGTGCTTGTGGCGCGACGGCCCCTGATATTTTTGATTATGATGATGAAGGTTTGGCAGAAGTGATCTATGAGAACGACGGCAACCACGGTAATGTAGTGATTCCGGACGACTTGTTCGATGACCTGCAGGATTCAGCTGACGGATGCCCTACAGACTCCATTAAGATTGCAGATGCACCTTTCAACAAAGAGGGCTAA
- a CDS encoding DNA polymerase IV, which yields MQSVDQYYPASGRVILHVDMNAFYCSVHEAEDPEQYKGKATAVAGSVEARRGIIVTCSYAARRLGISTGMQVQKALRICPSLMLIKPDFHLYRKYSNAFMQIAYSYTPLLEAVSIDECYLDITGSRQFGTPLEIAEALQRRIMEELGLPCSIGIAPNKLLAKIASDLKKPSGISVLRLRDVQSVLWDKPCNEMFGIGGKTAEKLRKLGIYSIGQLAAADEAMLVGHFGVMGAWLKRAGNGIDHGIVNPEREQSKSIGHTTTLPHDVVGLAEARPILLNLSDQVARRLRKQGLVAAGVQLTIRTPDMKTITRSRKLEAPTESAEDIYKVACDQFARHWKGDKPVRLLGVTLQGLIPKEESAIQLDLFDYERQPKKESLNKAMDMLRNKFGENAVLTAGMLSDSHSARLRNHKERGTSLQKDNLGGADKDID from the coding sequence ATGCAGAGCGTGGATCAATATTATCCGGCAAGCGGCAGGGTTATTCTGCATGTGGACATGAATGCCTTTTACTGCTCTGTGCATGAGGCGGAAGATCCGGAGCAATATAAAGGCAAGGCGACAGCAGTGGCGGGCAGCGTGGAGGCTAGAAGAGGTATTATCGTCACCTGCTCCTACGCCGCGCGCAGGCTGGGCATCTCCACCGGCATGCAGGTGCAGAAGGCGCTGCGGATTTGTCCTTCCTTAATGCTTATTAAGCCGGATTTCCATCTATACCGCAAGTACTCGAATGCATTTATGCAAATTGCCTACAGCTATACTCCGCTGCTCGAAGCGGTCTCGATAGACGAGTGTTATCTGGATATCACCGGCTCCCGCCAATTTGGAACGCCGCTGGAGATTGCAGAGGCACTGCAGCGGCGGATTATGGAGGAACTGGGTCTGCCATGCTCCATTGGGATTGCCCCCAACAAGCTGCTGGCGAAGATCGCTTCTGATCTGAAGAAGCCCAGCGGCATCTCCGTGCTGCGGCTGCGCGATGTGCAGTCCGTGCTGTGGGACAAGCCGTGCAATGAGATGTTCGGCATTGGCGGCAAGACGGCCGAGAAGCTGCGAAAGCTGGGTATCTACAGCATCGGACAGCTGGCGGCTGCGGACGAGGCGATGCTGGTCGGGCATTTCGGCGTCATGGGCGCCTGGCTGAAGCGGGCGGGGAACGGGATTGATCACGGGATCGTGAATCCTGAGCGGGAGCAGAGCAAATCCATCGGCCATACAACCACGCTGCCGCATGATGTGGTAGGGCTGGCTGAGGCGCGCCCGATTCTGCTGAACCTGAGCGATCAGGTTGCGCGGAGGCTGAGGAAGCAGGGGCTGGTTGCAGCGGGGGTACAGCTGACGATCCGCACGCCGGATATGAAGACGATTACCCGCTCCCGCAAGCTTGAGGCTCCCACGGAGAGCGCCGAGGACATCTATAAGGTGGCATGCGACCAGTTCGCGCGCCACTGGAAGGGCGACAAGCCGGTACGGCTGCTGGGGGTAACGCTCCAGGGGCTGATACCCAAAGAGGAGTCGGCCATTCAGCTGGACCTGTTCGACTACGAACGGCAGCCGAAGAAGGAATCGCTCAATAAAGCGATGGATATGCTGCGCAATAAATTCGGCGAGAATGCAGTGCTGACCGCAGGGATGCTGAGCGACAGCCACTCGGCGCGGCTGCGTAATCATAAGGAGCGGGGCACCTCGCTGCAGAAGGACAATCTGGGCGGCGCTGACAAGGATATAGACTGA
- the cimA gene encoding citramalate synthase has translation MSKSISIFDTTLRDGTQGEGISLSADDKLKIARKLDDLGVHYIEGGNPGSNNKDIEFFKRVQELHLNAKITAFGSTRRKNTVTEQDEGLQRIINAGVPAATLVGKSWDFHVHTALQTTLEENLSMTFDSISYLKRKGLEVIFDAEHFFDGFKNNPEYAAAVLTRAREAGADWLVMCDTNGGTLPHEIHDIVTSIGVLLPEASLGIHTHNDCELAVANTLSAIGAGARQVQGTINGYGERCGNANLCSIIPTLQLKMGYHCIPGDSLPQLTNTARFISEVANVNMPVNQPYVGTAAFAHKGGIHVSAILRDSRTYEHIAPELVGNKQRVLVSELAGQSNVLSKAQDMGLSLDPSSEQARKVIDKIKNLEHQGYQFEGADASLELLLREATGETNELFTFESFKMLVEKTAGRPVVSEAFVKLRVGGESLYTAAEGNGPVNALDNALRKALQTYFPQLKDMHLSDYKVRVLDEQDQTAAKVRVLIESKDYSDTWSTVGVSSNVIEASWEALVDSMRYALLGQISLDQEIPASSEPRGLVNH, from the coding sequence ATGTCTAAGTCTATCTCCATCTTCGATACCACCCTGCGCGACGGAACACAAGGCGAGGGGATCAGTCTGTCGGCGGATGACAAGCTGAAGATTGCCAGGAAACTCGACGATCTGGGTGTCCATTATATTGAAGGCGGCAATCCGGGCAGCAACAACAAGGACATCGAATTTTTCAAAAGAGTCCAGGAGCTTCATCTGAATGCCAAGATTACCGCATTCGGTAGCACCCGGCGCAAGAACACGGTGACTGAGCAGGACGAGGGGCTGCAGCGGATAATTAACGCCGGGGTTCCGGCGGCTACCCTGGTGGGCAAATCGTGGGATTTCCATGTTCATACTGCCCTGCAGACCACTCTGGAAGAGAACCTGTCCATGACCTTCGACTCCATCTCTTATCTGAAGCGCAAGGGGCTTGAGGTCATCTTCGACGCAGAGCATTTCTTCGACGGCTTCAAGAACAACCCTGAATACGCCGCTGCTGTTCTCACCCGTGCCCGCGAGGCCGGAGCAGATTGGCTGGTGATGTGCGATACGAACGGCGGCACCTTGCCGCATGAGATTCATGATATTGTGACAAGCATCGGTGTGCTGCTCCCGGAAGCATCGCTCGGTATTCATACACACAACGATTGTGAGCTTGCGGTTGCCAACACCCTAAGCGCAATCGGCGCCGGTGCCCGGCAGGTCCAGGGGACCATTAACGGCTACGGAGAGCGCTGCGGCAATGCCAATCTGTGTTCCATCATTCCAACACTGCAGCTGAAGATGGGCTATCACTGCATCCCTGGTGATTCCCTCCCGCAGTTAACCAACACGGCCCGGTTCATCAGCGAGGTCGCCAATGTGAACATGCCGGTGAATCAGCCTTATGTCGGCACAGCCGCTTTCGCCCACAAGGGCGGCATCCACGTATCCGCCATTTTGCGCGATTCACGGACGTACGAGCATATTGCCCCTGAACTGGTCGGCAATAAGCAGCGCGTCCTGGTCTCTGAGCTTGCCGGACAGAGCAATGTGCTGTCCAAAGCGCAGGACATGGGACTCAGTCTTGATCCAAGCAGCGAGCAGGCGCGCAAGGTGATTGACAAGATCAAGAATCTTGAACATCAGGGGTATCAGTTCGAAGGCGCGGATGCTTCGCTTGAATTGCTGCTCCGGGAAGCGACCGGCGAGACCAATGAGCTGTTCACCTTCGAGTCGTTCAAGATGCTGGTTGAGAAGACCGCCGGCCGCCCTGTCGTCTCCGAGGCCTTCGTCAAGCTGAGGGTCGGCGGCGAGAGCCTGTACACAGCCGCCGAAGGCAACGGACCGGTCAACGCGCTGGATAATGCGCTGCGTAAGGCGCTGCAGACCTACTTCCCTCAGCTTAAGGATATGCACCTCTCCGACTACAAGGTCCGTGTGCTGGATGAGCAGGATCAGACTGCCGCAAAGGTCCGCGTGCTAATCGAATCCAAGGACTACAGCGACACCTGGAGCACCGTAGGCGTATCCAGCAACGTGATCGAAGCGAGCTGGGAGGCTTTGGTCGATTCCATGCGTTATGCCCTTCTGGGACAGATCTCACTGGACCAGGAAATTCCTGCCAGCAGTGAACCAAGAGGTCTGGTCAATCACTGA
- a CDS encoding TlpA family protein disulfide reductase — translation MKAVHKRNVTILALIVFLAVLAIEHKVKSEPKAVAVLEQTAEPETGASAGLKAPPFTVQEGDKQYGVDGAREKPVILNFWASWCDPCRQEAPELNKLAMKYSKVLDVYGINVTSQDYKPNAERFVKKYMLTFPVMYDLKGQIFDKYNGAVFPTNVLIDKNGVISEIILGVLSAEELEKKIIALTGS, via the coding sequence ATGAAAGCAGTCCATAAACGGAATGTAACAATTCTGGCCTTGATTGTTTTTCTGGCCGTTCTTGCCATAGAACATAAAGTGAAATCGGAGCCTAAAGCGGTTGCGGTCCTGGAGCAGACGGCGGAACCGGAGACTGGTGCCTCCGCCGGACTCAAAGCGCCTCCTTTTACAGTACAGGAAGGGGATAAGCAATATGGGGTCGATGGGGCAAGGGAGAAGCCGGTCATTCTTAACTTCTGGGCTTCCTGGTGTGATCCTTGCCGGCAGGAGGCTCCTGAGCTGAATAAGCTGGCTATGAAATACAGCAAGGTGCTGGATGTATACGGAATTAACGTGACCAGCCAGGACTATAAGCCTAATGCGGAACGCTTCGTGAAGAAGTACATGCTGACCTTCCCGGTGATGTATGATCTGAAGGGCCAGATCTTCGACAAGTATAACGGGGCGGTGTTCCCGACCAATGTGTTAATTGATAAGAACGGTGTCATCAGTGAGATTATTCTAGGGGTTCTGAGCGCTGAGGAATTGGAAAAAAAGATTATCGCGCTGACCGGCTCCTAG
- a CDS encoding exonuclease domain-containing protein, with translation MKEPSKGGGFWNNLRQGGMPSAIASMRGGESAQQTAQQMAFIRSLMREKRRPEVLHTPLSELETVIFDLETTGFSHQGGDEIMSIGAIRVVGEEIKAEECFYTLVNCGATIPDNITRLTGISAEMTSAAPPLMDGLHNFMSFVGQRVLVAHGSAHDKAFLNAALWKTSKVQLTHRVLDTMMLARWLEPHRSNYTLDELLAIHEIPIEGRHHALEDAKMTAKLWVAYIRQILQKNQVDTLGDLYAYLSRT, from the coding sequence ATGAAGGAGCCGAGCAAAGGCGGAGGATTCTGGAATAATCTGCGGCAAGGCGGAATGCCCTCTGCCATCGCTTCCATGAGAGGCGGAGAATCGGCGCAGCAGACCGCCCAGCAAATGGCCTTTATCCGTTCTCTGATGCGCGAGAAACGGCGTCCCGAAGTGCTGCATACTCCCCTGTCTGAACTGGAGACGGTAATATTCGATCTTGAGACTACAGGCTTCTCCCACCAGGGAGGGGACGAGATTATGTCCATCGGGGCGATCCGGGTAGTAGGGGAAGAGATCAAGGCAGAGGAATGCTTCTATACACTGGTGAACTGCGGGGCAACGATTCCTGACAATATTACGAGACTGACCGGAATTTCAGCAGAGATGACCTCCGCTGCTCCGCCGCTGATGGATGGCCTGCATAACTTCATGTCCTTCGTCGGACAGCGGGTGCTGGTGGCGCACGGAAGTGCCCATGATAAGGCATTCCTGAACGCTGCCTTATGGAAGACCTCCAAGGTCCAGTTGACCCACCGGGTGCTTGATACGATGATGCTGGCCCGCTGGCTGGAGCCGCACCGCAGCAATTACACGCTGGATGAGCTGCTGGCGATCCATGAGATTCCTATTGAGGGCCGCCATCATGCGCTGGAGGATGCCAAGATGACGGCGAAGTTGTGGGTTGCTTACATCCGCCAGATCTTACAAAAGAACCAGGTGGATACACTAGGCGACTTGTACGCCTATCTAAGCAGGACATGA
- a CDS encoding DUF294 nucleotidyltransferase-like domain-containing protein, giving the protein MEAADWNEEESYLSIVTAGSPEELKRRRTACQQALLEQLGVIPVQEWMHRVNAMHDQLAGTAVRICEAQMKEAGYGLPPCAYSFIVFGSAGRQEATLWSDQDNGLIVEEALEGERKRYFEAFGSMLSDVLEAIGYEKCEGRVMCSEPLWRKSLADWKLQLADWMEQLEWEPVRYLIIASDMRHVAGSETLSAQWREALHNGFTDNSKLTMAVLRNTVRHKATLNLLGQVLTERFGDNAGGFDVKYGLYIPLVNIVRHLSLLHGIEASSTLKRLDELAKLEQYQHLEEIRRACLTALRMRVNTPFTVTDGLLVSSDYYAENDLKNKQLRAELRESLLLIRRLHKALQRQLRSAERRQL; this is encoded by the coding sequence ATGGAGGCAGCAGATTGGAACGAAGAAGAAAGTTACTTGTCCATCGTAACAGCCGGTTCGCCGGAGGAGCTCAAGAGGAGGCGTACCGCTTGTCAACAAGCGCTGCTGGAGCAGCTGGGCGTGATTCCCGTTCAGGAATGGATGCACCGGGTCAATGCGATGCATGACCAGCTTGCCGGGACGGCGGTACGGATATGTGAGGCGCAGATGAAGGAGGCGGGCTACGGCCTGCCTCCCTGCGCCTATTCCTTTATTGTATTCGGCAGTGCGGGCCGGCAGGAAGCTACGCTATGGAGCGATCAGGATAACGGCTTGATTGTTGAGGAAGCGCTGGAGGGTGAGCGGAAAAGGTATTTCGAAGCTTTTGGCAGCATGCTGTCGGATGTTCTTGAGGCAATTGGCTATGAGAAGTGTGAGGGCAGGGTCATGTGCTCTGAGCCGCTCTGGCGGAAGTCACTGGCTGACTGGAAGCTCCAACTGGCAGACTGGATGGAGCAACTCGAATGGGAGCCTGTGAGGTACCTGATTATAGCTTCGGATATGCGGCATGTAGCGGGAAGTGAGACGCTGTCTGCGCAGTGGCGGGAAGCCCTGCATAACGGATTCACGGATAACAGCAAATTGACGATGGCGGTACTTCGCAATACAGTGCGCCATAAGGCAACGCTGAACCTGCTGGGGCAGGTGCTCACGGAACGGTTCGGTGATAATGCCGGCGGTTTCGATGTCAAATATGGCCTCTACATTCCGCTTGTCAATATTGTCAGGCACTTGTCGCTGCTCCATGGAATCGAAGCATCTTCGACACTGAAGCGGCTGGATGAGCTGGCTAAGCTGGAGCAGTATCAGCATCTGGAGGAGATCAGGCGTGCTTGTCTGACAGCGCTCAGGATGCGGGTGAATACACCGTTTACGGTGACAGACGGCCTGCTCGTGAGCAGTGATTATTATGCGGAGAATGATCTGAAGAATAAGCAGCTTCGGGCGGAGCTGCGGGAAAGCCTGCTGCTGATCAGACGCCTGCACAAGGCGCTGCAGCGGCAGCTCCGGTCAGCGGAAAGGAGACAGCTATGA
- a CDS encoding ammonium transporter, translating into MKKKMLMMFLGMITLMIYPVSAFAAEGPAAPDLQIGLDTAFTFLAFILVFFMQSGFALLEAGSVRMKNAGHVAGKTVLTLAIASLCFWALGFGLGFGNGNSFFGTTGFFYGGDSAASAFESLAFSDVTLNTKFLFQMAFAAVSLAIVSGGMAERAKLSVYIIFGILFSVVIYPVVAHWVWGGGWLAELSMQDYAGSTVVHLTGATAAVVATILLKPRLGKFNKEGKPVIIPGHNQVFTVLGVIILWFGWFGFNPGSALSPMGGFFGHVALTTNIAAAAGGLAALAASWLYFGKSDIPAMLNGVLAALVAITGACAFVEPWAAIVIGLVAGAFTFMTSQWLERAGLDDPIYAFSVHGIAGMWGALSTGLFAAPDLIEKGALVGKAGLFYGGGFHQLGVQALGVVGTFVFVAVMSFVILYVMKMVMGIRVTEEEELMGLDISEHGTYGYPEQMKLISESESKTLKH; encoded by the coding sequence ATGAAAAAAAAGATGTTGATGATGTTCCTGGGTATGATTACACTGATGATCTATCCGGTCAGCGCCTTCGCAGCAGAGGGTCCGGCAGCACCGGATCTGCAGATCGGACTCGACACAGCATTTACGTTCCTGGCATTTATCCTTGTATTCTTCATGCAATCAGGATTCGCATTACTTGAGGCCGGTTCGGTCCGGATGAAGAATGCCGGTCATGTGGCCGGTAAGACGGTACTGACACTGGCAATTGCAAGCTTGTGCTTCTGGGCACTGGGCTTTGGTCTTGGCTTCGGTAACGGCAACAGCTTCTTTGGAACTACAGGCTTCTTCTACGGCGGCGATTCGGCCGCCTCTGCATTCGAATCCCTGGCCTTCTCCGATGTTACACTAAATACGAAATTCCTGTTCCAAATGGCATTTGCGGCAGTCTCCCTGGCGATTGTGTCCGGCGGTATGGCTGAACGTGCTAAGCTTAGCGTATACATTATCTTCGGAATTCTCTTCTCGGTTGTGATTTATCCGGTTGTAGCCCACTGGGTATGGGGCGGCGGCTGGCTGGCAGAGCTGAGCATGCAGGATTATGCAGGTTCTACAGTAGTCCATCTTACAGGTGCAACGGCGGCTGTAGTGGCGACCATTCTTCTTAAGCCCCGTCTTGGCAAATTCAACAAAGAAGGCAAGCCGGTTATTATTCCGGGACATAATCAGGTATTCACTGTGCTTGGGGTTATCATTCTCTGGTTCGGCTGGTTCGGCTTCAACCCGGGCAGCGCGTTGTCTCCTATGGGCGGATTCTTCGGACACGTAGCACTGACTACTAACATTGCAGCGGCGGCAGGCGGTCTGGCAGCACTGGCAGCTTCCTGGCTGTACTTCGGCAAATCCGACATTCCGGCCATGCTTAACGGCGTACTTGCAGCCCTGGTTGCCATCACCGGTGCCTGTGCCTTCGTAGAGCCTTGGGCAGCCATTGTTATCGGTCTCGTTGCCGGTGCCTTCACCTTCATGACTTCACAGTGGCTGGAGCGTGCAGGACTGGATGATCCGATCTATGCTTTCTCTGTACATGGTATCGCCGGTATGTGGGGGGCGTTGTCTACAGGCCTCTTCGCAGCACCTGATCTGATTGAAAAAGGCGCACTTGTAGGTAAAGCCGGTCTGTTCTATGGGGGCGGCTTCCATCAGCTCGGCGTGCAGGCGCTTGGTGTAGTCGGAACGTTCGTGTTCGTAGCCGTGATGTCCTTCGTCATCCTGTATGTAATGAAGATGGTTATGGGTATCCGTGTAACGGAAGAAGAAGAATTGATGGGTCTGGATATCAGTGAGCACGGTACTTACGGTTATCCTGAGCAAATGAAGCTGATCAGTGAATCAGAATCCAAAACCCTCAAACACTAA
- a CDS encoding MerR family transcriptional regulator — protein MTLYRIGELAKAAGISERTIDYYTKLGLITPESRSMKNYRLYSHETLVVLKRINQLKQEKYTLEEIKSLMGKWNAATPEAEVSGKLVQLELQMQQLEREVKALEPVISGLKPGQANRALAALIPQGVACMEAIRLLLTQGPPM, from the coding sequence ATGACCCTTTACCGGATCGGAGAGCTGGCCAAAGCGGCCGGCATCAGTGAACGCACCATTGATTATTATACGAAGCTTGGACTGATTACACCGGAATCCAGGAGCATGAAGAATTACCGGCTCTACAGTCATGAAACCTTAGTCGTTCTGAAACGTATTAATCAGCTTAAGCAAGAGAAATATACATTGGAAGAAATCAAATCCCTGATGGGCAAGTGGAATGCAGCCACACCTGAGGCTGAAGTCTCCGGCAAGCTGGTCCAGCTTGAGCTTCAGATGCAGCAGCTTGAACGGGAAGTGAAGGCCCTGGAGCCCGTGATAAGCGGTTTGAAGCCCGGTCAGGCCAACCGGGCACTGGCAGCACTGATTCCTCAGGGCGTCGCCTGTATGGAAGCGATCCGGCTTCTGCTGACGCAGGGGCCTCCAATGTAA
- a CDS encoding zinc metallopeptidase, which yields MMPLMYVLLAVAFIFSVWAQFRVKGNFKKWAKVPNMNGLTGYEAARRMLDANGLYDVPIEPVQGTLTDHYDPINRVVRLSEPVYYESSIAAVSVACHEIGHAIQHKEHYPMLALRHRMFPVVNFASGVAPFMLLAGFIFSSLNLIGLGIIFFSAAVAFQLVTLPVEFNASSRARQIMVQQGFIRNDEERGVAKVLNAAALTYVAAALVSLIELIRLILMFLGNRD from the coding sequence ATGATGCCACTAATGTATGTATTGTTAGCTGTCGCTTTTATCTTTTCTGTATGGGCCCAGTTCAGGGTCAAGGGCAATTTCAAGAAATGGGCCAAGGTGCCGAACATGAACGGCTTAACGGGTTACGAAGCAGCCCGGCGTATGCTGGATGCCAACGGACTTTACGATGTTCCCATTGAACCGGTTCAAGGAACCCTCACAGACCACTACGACCCGATTAACCGCGTTGTGCGGCTGTCGGAGCCTGTATATTATGAAAGCTCCATCGCAGCGGTCTCTGTCGCTTGTCACGAGATCGGCCATGCGATTCAGCATAAGGAGCATTATCCGATGCTGGCACTGCGCCACCGGATGTTCCCGGTCGTGAACTTCGCTTCCGGGGTCGCTCCCTTCATGCTGCTTGCAGGCTTCATCTTCAGCTCGCTCAACCTTATTGGGCTCGGTATTATCTTCTTCTCTGCCGCAGTTGCCTTCCAGCTGGTCACGTTGCCTGTTGAATTCAACGCAAGCAGCCGTGCGCGCCAGATTATGGTACAGCAGGGCTTCATCCGCAATGATGAAGAGCGCGGCGTAGCCAAGGTTCTGAATGCCGCAGCGCTCACCTATGTTGCTGCAGCGCTGGTATCCCTGATCGAACTGATCCGCTTGATCCTGATGTTCCTCGGCAACCGCGATTAA
- a CDS encoding LysR family transcriptional regulator — MELRQLQYFLKVAQKEHVTRAAEELHVAQSAVSRQIHQLEQELGVDLFMQKGRNLQLTPVGQLFCKRVESVLNELDRSVAEVHEFLDPERGEIRIGFPHSLGTHLIPSIVAEFRSHYPHVKFRFKQGAYPSLIKDVISGEVDLAFISPFPENVGHVAGDIVMTEELFAILPQNHPLASEEVIRLEQLRDEKFVLFSQGYSLRPIVWQACLAAGFKPQIAFEGGETDTIRGLVAAGMGVSLLPEMALYQTNPMQPAQVRVVEPTITRTVGLIHRAEGKLPLVAQSFRNFLLTYFKDRHTDNTPVGS, encoded by the coding sequence GTGGAGCTTAGACAGCTGCAGTATTTTCTGAAGGTTGCCCAGAAGGAACATGTCACCAGAGCAGCGGAGGAGCTGCATGTCGCACAATCTGCGGTGAGCCGCCAGATTCATCAGCTGGAGCAGGAGCTGGGGGTGGATCTGTTCATGCAGAAGGGGAGAAACCTGCAGCTTACGCCTGTAGGGCAGCTCTTTTGCAAAAGAGTGGAGTCGGTCCTGAATGAACTCGACAGGTCTGTGGCGGAGGTGCATGAATTCCTTGACCCGGAGCGTGGTGAGATCCGCATCGGCTTCCCGCACAGCCTCGGGACTCATCTGATTCCTTCAATTGTGGCGGAGTTCCGAAGCCATTATCCTCATGTAAAATTCCGCTTCAAGCAGGGAGCCTATCCATCCTTAATCAAGGATGTGATCTCTGGAGAGGTGGATCTGGCATTCATCTCCCCGTTCCCCGAGAATGTGGGACATGTGGCCGGAGATATCGTCATGACCGAGGAGCTGTTCGCCATTCTGCCGCAGAATCATCCGCTTGCCAGCGAAGAAGTGATCCGGCTGGAGCAGCTGCGGGACGAGAAATTCGTATTGTTCAGCCAAGGCTACTCACTACGGCCGATTGTGTGGCAGGCCTGCCTTGCGGCAGGGTTCAAGCCGCAGATTGCTTTTGAAGGCGGGGAGACCGATACGATCCGCGGGCTGGTAGCTGCCGGGATGGGAGTAAGCCTGCTGCCGGAGATGGCGCTCTACCAGACGAACCCGATGCAGCCTGCGCAGGTCCGGGTGGTGGAGCCTACGATTACCAGAACCGTGGGTCTGATTCACCGGGCAGAAGGCAAGCTGCCGCTGGTCGCCCAGTCCTTCCGTAACTTCCTGCTTACCTATTTCAAAGACAGACACACAGACAATACCCCGGTCGGCTCATAG